Proteins from a single region of Verrucosispora sp. NA02020:
- a CDS encoding DUF4032 domain-containing protein, with product MRITSALVDPALLDLPWSTPLEEWPAEHLVALPQGISRHVVRFVRLGGFVYAVKETGERVAEREYDLLRALERIDFPSVQAVAIVADRQSDAGEPLDPVLITRHLQFSLPYRALFSHTLRPETMGRLLDALAALLVRMHLTGFFWGDCSLSNTLFRRDAGAFAAYLVDAETGALRSALSNGQRGEDLEIARVNIFGEALDLAAAGLLHDSIDPEVVCEEVVQRYERLWHEITYEQQVERDGRHDVEGRIRRLNEMGFDVAEVAMSTIDNGRYLIRPKVVDAGYHHRRLLRLTGLDAEENQARRLLNDLDAYRAESDLIDEQQAAHRWLTEVFEPVVRAVPAHLRRKLEPQELFAQIIEHKWLLSEEAGRDVGMRHAVHSFLGDVLVHRPDEQAVLGVEIPAPR from the coding sequence GTGCGGATCACTTCGGCCCTCGTAGACCCGGCGTTGCTCGACCTGCCCTGGTCGACACCGTTGGAGGAGTGGCCGGCCGAACATCTGGTCGCACTTCCGCAGGGCATCTCCCGGCACGTGGTGCGTTTCGTCCGCCTCGGCGGGTTCGTCTACGCGGTCAAGGAGACCGGCGAGCGGGTGGCCGAGCGGGAGTACGACCTGCTGCGGGCGCTGGAACGGATCGACTTCCCGTCGGTGCAGGCGGTGGCGATCGTCGCCGACCGGCAGTCCGACGCCGGTGAGCCGCTCGACCCGGTGCTGATCACCCGGCACCTCCAGTTCTCCCTGCCGTACCGGGCGTTGTTCTCGCACACGCTGCGGCCGGAGACGATGGGCCGGCTGCTGGACGCGCTCGCCGCGCTGCTGGTCCGGATGCACCTGACCGGCTTCTTCTGGGGCGACTGCTCGCTGTCGAACACGCTGTTCCGGCGGGACGCGGGCGCGTTCGCCGCGTACCTGGTCGACGCCGAGACCGGGGCGCTGCGCAGCGCGCTCTCCAACGGCCAGCGTGGCGAGGACCTGGAGATCGCCCGGGTCAACATCTTCGGCGAGGCGCTCGACCTCGCCGCTGCCGGCCTGCTGCACGACTCGATCGACCCGGAGGTGGTCTGCGAGGAGGTCGTGCAGCGGTACGAGCGGCTCTGGCACGAGATCACCTACGAACAGCAGGTGGAGCGGGACGGTCGGCACGACGTCGAGGGCCGGATCCGGCGACTCAACGAGATGGGCTTCGACGTGGCCGAGGTGGCCATGTCGACGATCGACAACGGGCGGTACCTCATCCGGCCGAAGGTGGTCGACGCCGGCTACCACCACCGGCGGCTGCTCCGGCTCACCGGTCTGGACGCCGAGGAGAACCAGGCCCGCCGGCTGCTCAACGACCTCGACGCGTACCGGGCGGAGAGCGACCTGATCGACGAGCAGCAGGCTGCGCACCGCTGGCTGACCGAGGTGTTCGAGCCGGTGGTCCGCGCCGTGCCCGCGCACCTGCGGCGCAAGCTGGAGCCGCAGGAGCTGTTCGCGCAGATCATCGAGCACAAGTGGCTGCTCTCCGAGGAGGCCGGGCGGGACGTCGGCATGCGGCACGCCGTGCACTCGTTCCTCGGCGACGTGCTGGTGCACCGCCCCGACGAGCAGGCGGTGCTCGGCGTGGAGATCCCGGCGCCCCGCTGA
- a CDS encoding FAD-dependent oxidoreductase: MKLSQVFGRLIGVRPHQVDPGGGGATRVPRPVQAVVVGGGIAGMSAAVVLAERGVEVTVLEAAPTLGGRLGAWPDALADGTPQVDEHGFHAFFRQYYNWRNILRRVDPTLRFLRPMPGYPVLSAQWPTEEFGRLPPAPPANLLTLLARSPSLRLRDLRTMDRDAALPLLTFHPERTYAEFDHRTADELLTSLRLPDRARAMLFEVFSHSFFNHEAQMSAAEMIAQFHFYLLGNPEGLAFDCPDEDYATAIWQPLTRYVERHGGRVRTGVAATALDREGTGWRVRTTDGSYPARHVVLALDPPALADLVAAAPALAEEAPTLAAAMPAYGRPGPPYAVARHWCDGDVAPGRATFNGVSRQATLDSVTLYHRLEEEPRRWAAQTGGSVIELHAYACDPDVPADEVADRMWAELGALWPEAHRLRVRERRARVEAKAPAFTPGSHPGRPGVRTEAAGLYLAGDGIRTDFPSALMERSAATGILAANHILRAEGGAAEPIHSVRPRGLLARP, from the coding sequence GTGAAGCTGTCTCAGGTGTTCGGTCGGCTCATCGGCGTACGGCCGCACCAGGTGGACCCGGGCGGCGGTGGCGCGACCCGGGTGCCGCGTCCCGTGCAGGCGGTCGTGGTCGGTGGCGGCATCGCCGGCATGTCGGCGGCGGTGGTGCTCGCCGAACGCGGTGTCGAGGTGACGGTGCTGGAGGCCGCGCCGACGCTCGGCGGCCGGCTCGGCGCCTGGCCCGACGCGCTCGCCGACGGCACCCCGCAGGTCGACGAACACGGCTTCCACGCCTTCTTCCGGCAGTACTACAACTGGCGCAACATCCTGCGTCGGGTCGATCCGACGCTGCGGTTCCTGCGCCCGATGCCCGGTTACCCGGTGCTCAGCGCGCAGTGGCCGACCGAGGAGTTCGGACGGTTGCCACCCGCCCCGCCGGCCAACCTGCTCACCCTGCTCGCCCGCAGCCCCAGCCTGCGGCTGCGTGACCTGCGCACGATGGACCGCGACGCCGCCCTGCCGCTGCTGACCTTCCACCCGGAGCGCACCTACGCCGAGTTCGACCACCGCACCGCCGACGAACTGCTCACCTCGCTGCGGCTGCCGGACCGCGCCCGGGCCATGCTCTTCGAGGTCTTCTCGCACTCGTTCTTCAACCACGAGGCGCAGATGTCGGCCGCCGAGATGATCGCGCAGTTCCACTTCTATCTGCTCGGCAACCCCGAGGGGCTGGCCTTCGACTGCCCGGACGAGGACTACGCCACCGCGATCTGGCAGCCGCTGACCCGGTACGTGGAGCGCCACGGCGGTCGCGTCCGCACCGGTGTCGCGGCGACCGCGCTGGACCGTGAGGGCACCGGCTGGCGGGTACGCACCACCGACGGCTCGTACCCGGCCCGGCACGTGGTGCTGGCCCTCGACCCGCCGGCCCTGGCCGACCTGGTCGCCGCCGCACCGGCACTGGCCGAGGAGGCACCGACGCTGGCGGCGGCGATGCCCGCGTACGGTCGGCCCGGCCCGCCGTACGCGGTGGCGAGGCACTGGTGCGACGGGGACGTGGCCCCGGGTCGGGCGACCTTCAACGGGGTGTCCCGGCAGGCCACCCTGGACTCGGTGACGCTGTACCACCGGTTGGAGGAGGAGCCGCGACGCTGGGCCGCGCAGACCGGCGGCTCGGTGATCGAGCTGCACGCGTACGCCTGCGATCCGGACGTGCCCGCCGACGAGGTGGCCGACCGGATGTGGGCCGAGCTGGGCGCGCTCTGGCCGGAGGCGCACCGGCTGCGGGTCCGCGAGCGGCGTGCCCGGGTCGAGGCCAAGGCCCCCGCCTTCACCCCCGGCAGTCATCCCGGCCGGCCCGGGGTACGCACCGAGGCCGCCGGGCTCTACCTGGCCGGCGACGGCATCCGCACCGACTTCCCCAGCGCGCTGATGGAACGGTCCGCGGCCACCGGCATCCTGGCCGCCAACCACATCCTGCGGGCCGAGGGGGGCGCGGCCGAGCCGATCCACTCGGTACGCCCCCGAGGTCTGCTCGCCCGTCCCTGA
- a CDS encoding APC family permease, with amino-acid sequence MERLVRRLGVPDAVVIGLGSMLGAGVFVVFAPAAAAAGGTGLLVALALAGAVAFCNATSSARLAARYPESGGTYVYGRERLGPFAGFVAGWGFVVGKTASCAAMALTVGAYLWPGQARLVAVAAVVAVTGVNLRGVAKTATATRLLVLVVLAVLALVAVAGATGVQLARIDQPGGSARGVLTAAGLLFFAFAGYARIATLGEEVREPERTIPRAVPLALGLVLVVYLVLAVIALGVLGPDRLAGSTAPLADVVSAAGLPGLAWVVRAGATVAVTGVLLSLLAGVGRTTLAMARRRDLPAALATVHPVHRVPHRAELAVAAVVILVVALGDVRAAIGFSSVTVLVYYAITNAAALTLGRDPERRLPVRALAVLGLVGCVLLAVNLPLTSVLAGLGVLALGAAWYALRPTRA; translated from the coding sequence GTGGAACGGTTGGTGCGGCGGCTGGGCGTACCGGATGCGGTCGTCATCGGTCTGGGCTCGATGCTCGGCGCGGGCGTCTTCGTGGTCTTCGCTCCGGCCGCCGCGGCAGCCGGCGGCACCGGACTGCTGGTCGCGCTGGCGCTGGCCGGTGCGGTGGCGTTCTGCAACGCGACCAGCTCGGCCCGGTTGGCGGCCCGCTACCCGGAGTCCGGCGGCACCTACGTCTACGGGCGGGAACGGCTCGGCCCGTTCGCCGGGTTCGTCGCCGGCTGGGGGTTCGTGGTCGGCAAGACGGCGAGTTGCGCGGCGATGGCGCTGACCGTCGGGGCGTACCTCTGGCCCGGACAGGCCCGGCTCGTGGCCGTCGCCGCCGTCGTCGCGGTGACCGGCGTGAACCTGCGCGGCGTCGCCAAGACCGCCACCGCCACCCGGCTCCTGGTGCTGGTCGTGCTGGCGGTGCTGGCCCTGGTGGCGGTGGCCGGCGCGACCGGCGTCCAGCTCGCTCGGATCGACCAGCCCGGCGGCTCCGCGCGCGGCGTGCTCACCGCCGCCGGCCTGCTCTTCTTCGCCTTCGCCGGATACGCCCGGATCGCCACCCTCGGCGAGGAGGTCCGGGAGCCGGAGCGGACCATCCCCCGGGCGGTGCCGCTGGCGCTCGGCCTGGTGCTGGTGGTCTACCTGGTGCTGGCCGTGATCGCACTCGGTGTGCTCGGGCCGGACCGGCTCGCCGGGTCGACCGCGCCGCTGGCCGACGTGGTGAGCGCCGCCGGGCTGCCCGGCCTGGCCTGGGTGGTCCGCGCCGGGGCGACCGTCGCGGTGACCGGGGTGCTGCTGTCCCTGCTGGCCGGGGTGGGTCGCACCACGCTGGCGATGGCCCGCCGCCGCGACCTGCCCGCCGCCCTGGCCACCGTGCACCCCGTACACCGGGTGCCGCACCGCGCCGAACTGGCCGTCGCCGCCGTGGTGATCCTGGTGGTGGCGCTCGGTGACGTCCGGGCCGCGATCGGCTTCTCCAGCGTCACCGTGCTGGTCTACTACGCGATCACCAACGCGGCGGCGCTGACCCTCGGCCGGGACCCGGAGCGGAGACTGCCGGTGCGGGCCCTCGCCGTGCTGGGGCTGGTCGGCTGTGTCCTGCTCGCGGTCAACCTGCCGCTGACCAGCGTGCTCGCCGGCCTCGGCGTACTCGCCCTCGGCGCCGCCTGGTACGCGCTGCGCCCCACCCGCGCCTGA
- a CDS encoding phosphatase PAP2 family protein — MRPAPVRPAGWWCDALLIAGFAALTAVLATGRFYGLDLAVSEWAFAHAPTPLYWIARAFNLLGQGGGLLLPLSGGLAVAVAWRRRTIRPFLLVGAALVVTTLTIGPLKLWTDRAAPTASVKEPFLAPEEAVRIFHELPPDAYSLSYPSGHVANAIVWYGVIAALLLALTAGRLRTGLYRLVRYAPPAILLVTTTYLNFHWLTDGLAALLLGLLLDRLLHRVPWDGLPLPERLRHWSAPFTERP; from the coding sequence CTGCGCCCGGCGCCGGTACGCCCGGCCGGCTGGTGGTGCGACGCCCTGCTGATCGCCGGGTTCGCGGCGCTGACCGCCGTGCTCGCCACCGGCCGGTTCTACGGCCTCGACCTCGCGGTGAGCGAGTGGGCCTTCGCTCACGCACCCACCCCGCTGTACTGGATCGCCCGAGCGTTCAACCTGCTCGGTCAGGGCGGTGGGCTGCTGCTGCCGCTCTCCGGCGGACTCGCGGTGGCGGTGGCCTGGCGACGCCGTACGATCCGGCCGTTCCTGCTGGTGGGTGCCGCTCTCGTGGTCACCACGCTGACGATCGGTCCGCTCAAGCTCTGGACCGACCGGGCCGCCCCGACCGCCTCGGTCAAGGAGCCGTTCCTGGCACCGGAGGAGGCGGTACGGATCTTCCACGAGCTGCCACCGGACGCCTACTCGCTGTCGTACCCGTCGGGCCACGTCGCGAACGCGATCGTCTGGTACGGCGTGATCGCCGCACTGCTGCTCGCGCTGACCGCCGGCCGGCTCCGGACCGGGCTCTACCGACTGGTCCGGTACGCGCCCCCGGCGATCCTGCTGGTCACCACCACGTACCTGAACTTCCACTGGCTCACCGACGGGCTCGCCGCCCTGCTGCTGGGCCTGCTGCTGGACCGGCTGCTGCACCGGGTGCCCTGGGACGGGTTGCCGCTCCCCGAACGGCTACGCCACTGGAGCGCTCCGTTCACCGAACGCCCCTAG
- a CDS encoding SIS domain-containing protein, which produces MAYVSAEITSQPDCWRQAADLAPSVVDRLPRTGERVAVVGCGTSWFMATAYAARREAVGHGETDAFQASEFPAGRRYDRLLAITRSGTTTEVLDLLTAVRGQIPTTVLVGDPAAPAVDIADASVTMPFADERAVIQTRFPTTALALLRAHLGDNITALVADAEVAVRAPLPIDPSLIEQVTFLGRGWTIGLAQEAALKCREAATFWAEAYPAMDYRHGPISVAAPGRLVWAFGELPDGLPEDVAATGAAFAHSRTHGVRTVLGRWAAGRTPVDPMADLILAQRFAVALATSRGLDPDAPRHLSRSVVLT; this is translated from the coding sequence ATGGCGTACGTTTCCGCGGAGATCACGAGCCAGCCGGACTGCTGGCGCCAGGCGGCCGACCTGGCCCCCTCGGTGGTCGACCGGCTCCCCCGCACCGGCGAACGGGTCGCCGTCGTCGGCTGTGGCACCTCGTGGTTCATGGCCACCGCGTACGCGGCCCGCCGCGAGGCCGTCGGGCACGGCGAGACCGACGCCTTCCAGGCCAGCGAGTTCCCCGCCGGACGGCGGTACGACCGGCTGCTGGCGATCACCCGCTCCGGCACCACGACCGAGGTCCTCGACCTGCTCACCGCCGTACGCGGACAGATCCCGACCACCGTGCTGGTGGGCGACCCCGCCGCACCGGCCGTCGACATCGCCGACGCCAGCGTCACCATGCCCTTCGCCGACGAACGTGCGGTGATCCAGACCCGCTTCCCCACCACCGCGCTGGCGCTGCTCCGCGCCCACCTGGGTGACAACATCACCGCGCTGGTCGCCGACGCGGAGGTCGCGGTCCGCGCCCCGCTGCCGATCGACCCGAGCCTGATCGAGCAGGTCACCTTCCTCGGCCGGGGCTGGACGATCGGGCTGGCCCAGGAGGCGGCGCTCAAGTGCCGCGAGGCGGCCACCTTCTGGGCCGAGGCGTACCCGGCGATGGACTACCGGCACGGCCCGATCTCCGTCGCCGCACCGGGCCGGCTGGTCTGGGCCTTCGGCGAGCTGCCCGACGGGCTGCCCGAGGACGTCGCCGCCACCGGTGCCGCCTTCGCGCACAGCCGCACCCACGGTGTCCGTACCGTGCTGGGCCGCTGGGCCGCCGGGCGTACCCCGGTCGACCCGATGGCCGACCTGATCCTGGCGCAACGCTTCGCCGTCGCCCTGGCCACCAGTCGCGGGCTCGACCCCGACGCACCCCGGCACCTGAGCAGGTCCGTGGTACTCACGTGA
- a CDS encoding MSMEG_6728 family protein has translation MQTFLPYPDFLASAGTLDQRRLGKQRVEAIQVLRGLTRPGYGWRHHPAVKMWTGYEEALTRYGLDVCAVWSATGRADTCAITLTVDLADARDITRVRTQQELAEAGELPPWLGRADLHLSHRSSLLRKDPAHYRPIFGDDTPIDVEYVWPDSDRRPAV, from the coding sequence ATGCAGACCTTCCTGCCGTACCCGGACTTCCTGGCCAGCGCCGGCACGCTGGACCAACGGCGGCTCGGCAAGCAGCGGGTGGAGGCGATCCAGGTGCTGCGTGGACTGACCCGCCCCGGGTACGGCTGGCGGCACCACCCCGCGGTGAAGATGTGGACCGGCTACGAGGAGGCCCTCACCCGGTACGGCCTGGACGTCTGCGCGGTCTGGAGCGCCACCGGACGGGCCGACACCTGCGCAATCACGCTGACCGTCGACCTCGCCGACGCCCGGGACATCACGCGGGTCCGTACCCAGCAGGAGCTGGCCGAGGCGGGTGAGCTGCCGCCCTGGCTCGGTCGCGCCGACCTGCACCTGAGCCACCGCTCGTCGCTGCTGCGCAAGGATCCCGCGCACTACCGCCCGATCTTCGGGGACGACACCCCCATCGACGTCGAGTACGTCTGGCCCGACTCCGACCGCCGCCCCGCCGTGTAA
- a CDS encoding enoyl-CoA hydratase/isomerase family protein, with protein MADAELVVEVTGPVATVVIRNPGRRNAMTTAMWRQLPVLLDGLEADPAVRVLVLTGADGAFCAGADLGDLDEVLDPGDGNVVDVAEQRLADVAKPTVAAVRGACVGGGCLLAVACDLRLAADDARFGVPPARLGLVYPAPATRRLTRLVGPSTAKHLLFTGELVDAGRALRTGLVDEVLPGDGLAARVDALTATIAERSQLSVAAAKEIVDGRADADRVAWWHGQARDSGEAREGVAAFHERRPARFGWTPPTTG; from the coding sequence GTGGCGGACGCGGAACTCGTGGTCGAGGTGACCGGCCCGGTGGCCACGGTGGTGATCCGCAACCCGGGTCGCCGCAACGCGATGACGACGGCGATGTGGCGGCAGCTGCCGGTGCTGCTCGACGGCCTGGAGGCCGATCCGGCGGTACGCGTCCTGGTGCTCACCGGCGCGGACGGCGCCTTCTGCGCCGGTGCCGATCTGGGTGACCTCGACGAGGTGCTGGACCCCGGTGACGGCAACGTGGTGGACGTGGCGGAGCAACGGCTGGCCGACGTCGCCAAGCCGACCGTCGCCGCGGTGCGGGGTGCCTGCGTCGGCGGCGGCTGCCTGCTCGCCGTCGCCTGTGACCTGCGGCTGGCCGCCGACGACGCGCGGTTCGGCGTACCGCCTGCGCGGCTCGGCCTGGTCTATCCGGCGCCGGCCACCCGACGGCTGACCCGGCTGGTCGGCCCGTCGACGGCCAAACACCTGCTCTTCACCGGTGAGCTGGTCGACGCCGGCCGGGCGCTGCGGACCGGCCTGGTGGACGAGGTGCTGCCCGGCGACGGTCTGGCCGCCCGGGTCGACGCACTCACCGCGACGATCGCCGAGCGTTCACAGCTCAGCGTCGCCGCCGCCAAGGAGATCGTGGACGGTCGGGCCGACGCGGACCGCGTCGCCTGGTGGCACGGGCAGGCGCGGGACAGCGGCGAGGCTCGGGAGGGCGTCGCGGCCTTCCACGAACGGCGTCCGGCCCGGTTCGGCTGGACCCCGCCGACCACCGGCTGA
- the nagA gene encoding N-acetylglucosamine-6-phosphate deacetylase, producing MTVRVNGKVVTPSGVIRQGCVEVRDDRISAVAEYPSVQDGHWVVPGFVDMHTHGGGGHTFTTGDADQARAAAAFHLRHGTTSLLASLVSAPFDLMRAATTAFAPLVGDGVLAGIHFEGPYLSAARCGAQNPEFLRDPSTDELNELIKLGDGAVRMVTLAPERPGALEAIELLTRQGVVAAVGHTDATYEQTVAAVAAGANVGTHLFNGMRPVHHREPGPVVALLTAPNVVCELVADGVHLHQGTLTFATGTAGPERCALITDAMAAAGMPDGEYELGGQAVTVTDGEARLARDGAIAGSTLTMDAALRNAVAAGIPVPDAVRMVSTTPALAIGLGDQVGALQPGLRADLVVLDDDLRVVRVMRGGDWVE from the coding sequence ATGACCGTACGGGTTAACGGCAAGGTGGTGACCCCGAGCGGGGTGATCCGGCAGGGTTGCGTCGAGGTCCGGGACGACCGGATCAGCGCTGTCGCCGAGTACCCGTCGGTCCAGGACGGCCACTGGGTGGTGCCCGGCTTCGTCGACATGCACACCCACGGCGGCGGTGGGCACACCTTCACCACCGGCGACGCCGACCAGGCCCGTGCCGCCGCCGCGTTCCACCTGCGGCACGGCACCACCAGCCTGCTCGCCAGCCTGGTCAGCGCGCCGTTCGACCTGATGCGCGCGGCCACCACCGCGTTCGCCCCGCTGGTGGGCGACGGCGTGCTGGCCGGTATCCACTTCGAGGGGCCGTACCTCTCCGCCGCCCGGTGCGGCGCGCAGAACCCGGAGTTCCTCCGCGATCCGTCCACGGACGAGCTGAACGAGTTGATCAAGCTCGGTGACGGCGCGGTGCGGATGGTCACCCTCGCCCCGGAGCGCCCGGGCGCGCTGGAGGCCATCGAGCTGCTCACCCGGCAGGGCGTGGTCGCCGCCGTCGGGCACACCGACGCGACGTACGAGCAGACCGTCGCCGCGGTGGCGGCCGGGGCGAACGTCGGCACCCACCTGTTCAACGGGATGCGTCCGGTGCACCACCGCGAGCCGGGACCGGTGGTGGCGTTGCTGACCGCCCCGAACGTCGTGTGCGAGCTGGTCGCCGACGGGGTGCACCTGCACCAGGGCACGTTGACCTTCGCCACCGGCACCGCCGGTCCGGAACGCTGTGCGCTGATCACCGATGCGATGGCCGCCGCCGGGATGCCCGACGGCGAGTACGAGCTGGGCGGGCAGGCGGTGACCGTGACCGACGGAGAGGCCCGGCTGGCCCGGGACGGGGCGATCGCCGGCAGCACCCTGACCATGGACGCGGCGCTGCGCAACGCGGTGGCCGCCGGGATCCCGGTGCCCGACGCGGTGCGCATGGTGTCCACCACGCCGGCGCTCGCGATCGGCCTCGGCGACCAGGTAGGCGCCCTCCAGCCCGGCCTCCGCGCCGACCTGGTGGTGCTCGACGACGACCTGCGGGTCGTCCGGGTGATGCGCGGTGGCGACTGGGTCGAGTGA
- a CDS encoding ROK family protein, protein MTADHERVVVALDVGGTGMKCALIRPDGAVVHAERHPTEAARGAEAVVDTILAVAEGLADKARADGLAPAALGVVVPGVVDEARGVAVWSANVGFRDVPLRELATARLGLPTALGHDVRAGGLAEARLGAGRDAGHVLFVAIGTGIAAAHVVAGSAATGAHGAAGELGHILVRPDGPPCGCGRAGCLESIASASAVARRYAALTAGSDVGCATGSGTPPTMVSAAEVAARAAAGEEIASRVWREAVAALADGLATGQALFDVETIVLGGGLAQAGAGLFDPLRAALRDRLTFHREPRLVPAALGDEAGCLGAALLALDQLET, encoded by the coding sequence GTGACCGCAGATCACGAGCGGGTCGTCGTCGCGTTGGACGTCGGCGGCACCGGGATGAAGTGCGCGCTGATCCGGCCCGACGGTGCCGTGGTGCACGCCGAACGGCACCCCACCGAGGCGGCCCGGGGTGCCGAGGCGGTCGTCGACACGATCCTCGCCGTGGCCGAGGGGCTGGCCGACAAGGCCCGCGCCGACGGCCTCGCCCCGGCCGCGCTCGGCGTCGTGGTACCGGGCGTCGTCGACGAGGCACGCGGCGTCGCGGTCTGGTCGGCGAACGTGGGCTTCCGGGACGTACCCCTGCGGGAACTGGCCACGGCACGCCTCGGCCTGCCCACGGCGCTCGGGCACGACGTGCGGGCCGGCGGGCTCGCCGAGGCGCGCCTCGGCGCCGGCCGCGACGCCGGGCACGTGCTCTTCGTGGCCATCGGCACCGGCATCGCCGCCGCGCACGTGGTCGCCGGGTCGGCCGCCACCGGCGCACACGGCGCGGCCGGGGAACTCGGCCACATCCTGGTCCGCCCGGACGGCCCGCCCTGCGGCTGCGGCCGGGCCGGCTGCCTGGAGTCGATCGCCTCCGCCTCGGCCGTCGCCCGCCGCTACGCCGCACTCACCGCCGGGTCGGACGTCGGGTGCGCCACCGGTTCCGGTACGCCGCCGACGATGGTGAGCGCCGCCGAGGTGGCCGCCCGCGCGGCTGCCGGTGAGGAGATCGCCAGCCGGGTGTGGCGGGAGGCCGTCGCGGCATTGGCCGACGGGCTGGCCACCGGCCAGGCCCTCTTCGACGTGGAGACGATCGTCCTGGGCGGTGGGCTCGCCCAGGCCGGTGCCGGGCTGTTCGACCCGCTGCGTGCCGCGCTGCGGGACCGGCTGACGTTCCACCGGGAGCCACGACTGGTCCCGGCCGCCCTCGGCGACGAGGCGGGCTGCCTCGGTGCCGCCCTGCTCGCCCTCGACCAGCTGGAGACGTGA
- a CDS encoding TrkA family potassium uptake protein: MRSMAEPLIDRARRAGRRLRVNGEPRAHYVVCGQDPLAYWVVRAMLASETQTGRLRITLVVPERQRSPGPDGRDLPGIEVVPADRLDEATFRRAGLAGAAGLALLHQDDVGNMQAALCAQEVEPRLRLVVRMFNTGLANGVRQIFPDSSVLSDASMAAPAFVAAALGEVAPTHFRHGGRTLYVARRDDVRPSEIVCGVADTRDPQQDLVLPADDEDADVVLAEAVGRPAGTELAARRLVRARRRRRPVAMLLGAVRGFATRKIGIAVFVLLAVIAAFGALYGRAAHVSWANALYLTMVTTLTGQDPDIEKDRAEKVMQVVLNLAGVALIPLITAVVVDGVVRARLALHAGRNFVERSGHVVVVGLGNIGTRVMAQLNDFGVEVVAIDSNADARGAGLARRLGVPLVVGDAAQEETLRAASIATCQALVVVSTDDGANLRAALNGRTVNDQLRVVLRLFDGDFAERVQRAFGIGTSRSVSYLAAPSFAAALLDRAVIATIPVGRHALLVTEVAVAAGSRLDGRTLASVGRPGSVRLLAHARVGQRLDWSPDRRMMVSAGDRLTVMARRAGLNSLLREVAPPEPEPPAPTGPPVPREAEE, from the coding sequence ATGCGAAGCATGGCGGAGCCGCTGATCGATCGCGCCCGGCGGGCAGGCCGCCGGTTGCGGGTCAACGGCGAGCCACGGGCGCACTACGTGGTCTGCGGCCAGGATCCGCTGGCGTACTGGGTGGTGCGGGCGATGCTGGCCAGCGAGACGCAGACCGGGCGGTTGAGGATCACCCTCGTCGTGCCCGAGCGGCAGCGGTCGCCCGGCCCGGACGGGCGTGACCTGCCCGGCATCGAGGTGGTCCCGGCCGACCGGCTGGACGAGGCGACGTTCCGCCGGGCCGGGTTGGCCGGCGCGGCCGGGTTGGCCCTGTTGCACCAGGACGACGTGGGCAACATGCAGGCCGCCCTCTGCGCGCAGGAGGTCGAGCCCCGGCTGCGGCTGGTCGTGCGGATGTTCAACACCGGCCTGGCCAACGGCGTACGGCAGATCTTCCCCGACTCGTCGGTGCTCTCCGACGCCTCGATGGCCGCCCCGGCCTTCGTGGCCGCCGCGCTCGGCGAGGTCGCGCCGACGCACTTCCGACACGGCGGGCGCACCCTGTACGTGGCCCGCCGCGACGACGTCCGCCCGAGCGAGATCGTCTGCGGGGTGGCCGACACCCGCGACCCCCAGCAGGACCTGGTGCTTCCCGCCGACGACGAGGACGCCGACGTGGTGCTCGCGGAGGCCGTCGGCCGCCCGGCCGGCACCGAGTTGGCCGCCCGCCGGCTGGTCCGGGCCCGGCGTCGACGGCGCCCGGTGGCGATGCTGCTCGGGGCCGTACGCGGCTTCGCCACCCGCAAGATCGGCATCGCGGTGTTCGTGCTGCTCGCCGTGATCGCCGCGTTTGGTGCCCTCTACGGGCGCGCCGCTCACGTCTCCTGGGCCAATGCGCTCTACCTGACCATGGTCACCACGCTCACCGGGCAGGACCCGGACATCGAGAAGGACAGGGCCGAGAAGGTCATGCAGGTGGTGCTCAACCTCGCCGGGGTGGCCCTGATCCCGCTGATCACGGCGGTGGTCGTCGACGGTGTGGTCCGGGCGAGGCTGGCCCTGCACGCCGGGCGGAACTTTGTCGAGCGTTCCGGGCACGTCGTGGTGGTCGGCCTGGGCAACATCGGCACCCGGGTGATGGCCCAGCTCAACGACTTCGGCGTCGAGGTGGTCGCGATCGACAGCAACGCCGACGCCCGGGGTGCCGGGTTGGCCCGGCGGCTGGGCGTACCGCTGGTGGTGGGCGACGCGGCGCAGGAGGAGACGCTGCGCGCCGCCTCGATCGCCACCTGCCAGGCGCTGGTGGTGGTCTCCACCGACGACGGCGCCAACCTGCGGGCGGCGCTGAACGGCCGGACGGTGAACGACCAGCTCCGGGTGGTGCTGCGGCTCTTCGACGGCGACTTCGCCGAGCGGGTGCAGCGGGCCTTCGGCATCGGCACCTCCCGCAGCGTCTCCTATCTGGCGGCACCGTCGTTCGCGGCGGCCCTGCTGGACCGCGCGGTGATCGCCACCATCCCGGTCGGCCGGCACGCGCTGCTGGTCACCGAGGTCGCGGTGGCGGCCGGTTCGAGGCTGGACGGCCGGACACTCGCCAGCGTCGGCCGACCGGGCAGCGTCCGGTTGCTCGCGCACGCCCGGGTCGGGCAGCGTCTCGACTGGTCACCGGACCGGCGGATGATGGTCTCGGCGGGGGACCGGCTGACCGTGATGGCCCGCCGGGCCGGGCTGAACTCCCTGCTCCGCGAGGTCGCTCCACCCGAGCCGGAGCCGCCGGCACCGACCGGCCCACCGGTGCCGCGCGAGGCCGAGGAGTGA